The Sulfurospirillum oryzae genome segment GTGCCGATACCATTACCAATGAGCGAGGTGAAAGTTACTATTTGGTGCATATTAAAACCGATAAAAACAATTTGGGTACGGCTGAGAAACCACTACGTGTCATGGTAGGTATGACTACAACGGTTGATATTTTAACGGGTAAAAAAACGGTTCTTGATTATTTGTTAAAACCCATTTTGAAGGCAAAACATAACGCGTTAAGGGAGCGCTAATATGGTTGTTTTTTATTCATCTCATCCTGATGTTATTCATCATTGGCAAGAAGCTTTAAAGAGTGAAGAAATACAGATTTGTCATTATGAAAAGGCGCTTTTACATTTGCTTCAGACGGTGAAGTCAAATATTATTTTAATGATAGAAGAGCGACATTATGACGATGATGGAATCGAAAGCTTTTTAAATCTGCTACAAGAGGAATATCCTGATGTTAAAACAATGGTTTTTAGCCAAAAACCTACATACGTGCAGGGGTCTGTATTTTTAAAACTGGGCATTAAAGCATACGGCAATACTCACATGGCTGCCATTCACCTTCAAGATGCGTTACTTGTTGTAAAGAATGGTAACATCTGGCTCTATCCAGAGTTTATTCAGACGATGATTCAAACGCTTTCTTCGCAAAAAAAATCTTTACATGTAAGACATGATTTGCTTGATAGACTCTCACATAAAGAGCGTGAAGTCGCTCTTTTGATTAAAGAAGGTTTGAGCAATAAAGAGATTGCTCTACGAGAAGGTACTACAGAACGTACGGTTAAAGCACATTTAAGCTCTATCTATGAAAAAATAGGTGTTAAAGATCGTTTAGCCCTAGCTTTGCTTTTCTAGAACTAATTATTTTAAACAAGTTTTTACTAAGTTTTTCTTGCCCATTAGTACAATAGACGCCCTTTTCCTTTTGTGTTAGTATGTAACTGAAATAAAAAAAGGAGGCAATTATGGCACTCTCAATAGGAACAATTAAAAACCTTACAGGTCTTGTCATGGTCAAAAGTGCGCAAGGGGAGGAGAAGGTTCTCAAAGTGGGTGATCCCATTCACTTTGAAGACAGCATCCGAACTATTGGTGCGGGTTCAAATGTTCTCTTGGTATTGGCAGATGGACAAGAGATTACTGTCAATGGTAATGACGATATTTTTTTAGATAAAAGTGTCTATGTTGCTGAAAGGTTTGGTGAAGAAGCTGTTGTTGCTGGCACGACAATGGAAAATGTGGTTGCAGGAAAAAGCGTTGAAGATATTCAAGCGGCCCTATTAGCAGGTAAAGACATTAATGCACTTGAAGCGCCTGCCGCGGGTGAAGGCGGTACGATTGGTACGGGTATGACAACCAATGCAATGGCGCGTTATCTGAGTGGTGGTAGTGAAAGCAATGTAACGGCAGACTATCGTACAGTAGGAAGCTCTGGATCGGGAGATGTTTCCTATACGCCACCAACAGCGACGGTTGCTACCGCTACCTTTCCTACCAATGATGCTCCTTTGGCAAGCAATATGGAAATCAAGATAGATGAAGACAAAACGATTACCAGTCTTCTTCCTGCTGCAACAGATGCCAATGGCGATACCGTAACTTATACTCTAGGTGCAGGCGCTACAAATGGTAGTGTTGTAGTAAATACTGATGGCTCCTATACTTATACTCCCAATGCCAATTATAACGGTTCTGATGGCTTCACATACACCATTAGTGACGGAAAAGGTGGGGAAAATACCTATTCGGTTGCTATTACGGTCAACCCAATTAACGACCCTGCCATTTTAAGTAGTGCCAGCGTTGGACTTGAAGAGACCAATGCTGTGCTTACCACCGCAGGAGCGTTGAGTGTTACCGATGTGGATGAAGGTGAAGCCGCTTACGTCGCTCAAAGCAGTGTCGCTGGAACTTATGGAACCTTTAGTATTGCCAGTGATGGAACATGGACGTATACCGCTAATGAGAGTTATGACTCCCTTAATGCTGGCGATAAGATCAGTGATACCTTTAATGTCGCAAGTATCGATGGAACACCAAGCAGTGTAACCGTTACCATTACCGGAACCAATGATACTGCCATTTTAAGTAGTGCAAGTGTTGGACTTGAAGAGACCAATGCTGTGCTTACCACCGCAGGAGCGTTGAGTGTTACCGATGTGGATGAAGGTGAAGCAGCGTATGTTNNNNNNNNNNCCGTTACCATTACCGGAACCAATGATACTGCCATTTTAAGTAGTGCAAGTGTTGGACTTGAAGAGACCAATGCTGTGCTTACCACCGCAGGAGCGTTGAGTGTTACCGATGTGGATGAAGGTGAAGCAGCGTATGTTGCTCAAAGCAGTGTGGCAGGAACTTACGGAACCTTTAGTATTGCCAGTGATGGAACATGGACGTATACCGCTAATGAGAGTTATGACTCACTGAACGCTGGTGATAAAATCAGTGATACCTTTAATGTCGCAAGTATCGATGGAACACCAAGCAGTGTAACCGTTACCATTACCGGAACCAATGATACTGCCATTTTAAGTAGTGCAAGTGTTGGACTTGAAGAGACCAATGCTGTGCTTACCACCGCAGGAGCGTTGAGTGTTACCGATGTGGATGAAGGTGAAGCAGCGTATGTTGCTCAAAGCAGTGTGGCAGGAACTTACGGAACCTTTAGTATTGCCAGTGATGGAACATGGACGTATACCGCTAATGAGAGTTATGACTCACTGAACGCTGGCGATAAGATCAGTGATACCTTTAATGTCGCAAGTATCGATGGAACACCAAGCAGTGTAACGGTGACCATTACCGGAACCAATGATACTGCCATCCTCAGTAGTGCAAGTGTTGGACTTGAAGAGACCAATGCTGTGCTTACCACCACAGGAGCGTTGAGTGTTACCGATGTGGATGAAGGTGAAGCAGCTTACGTCGCTCAAAGCAGTGTCGCTGGAACTTACGGAACCTTTAGTATTGCCAGTGATGGAACATGGACGTATACCGCTAATGAGAGTTATGACTCACTGAACGCTGGCGATAAGATCAGTGATACCTTTAATGTCGCAAGTATCGATGGAACACCAAGCAGTGTAACGGTGACCATTACCGGAACCAATG includes the following:
- a CDS encoding helix-turn-helix transcriptional regulator, which codes for MVVFYSSHPDVIHHWQEALKSEEIQICHYEKALLHLLQTVKSNIILMIEERHYDDDGIESFLNLLQEEYPDVKTMVFSQKPTYVQGSVFLKLGIKAYGNTHMAAIHLQDALLVVKNGNIWLYPEFIQTMIQTLSSQKKSLHVRHDLLDRLSHKEREVALLIKEGLSNKEIALREGTTERTVKAHLSSIYEKIGVKDRLALALLF
- a CDS encoding retention module-containing protein codes for the protein MALSIGTIKNLTGLVMVKSAQGEEKVLKVGDPIHFEDSIRTIGAGSNVLLVLADGQEITVNGNDDIFLDKSVYVAERFGEEAVVAGTTMENVVAGKSVEDIQAALLAGKDINALEAPAAGEGGTIGTGMTTNAMARYLSGGSESNVTADYRTVGSSGSGDVSYTPPTATVATATFPTNDAPLASNMEIKIDEDKTITSLLPAATDANGDTVTYTLGAGATNGSVVVNTDGSYTYTPNANYNGSDGFTYTISDGKGGENTYSVAITVNPINDPAILSSASVGLEETNAVLTTAGALSVTDVDEGEAAYVAQSSVAGTYGTFSIASDGTWTYTANESYDSLNAGDKISDTFNVASIDGTPSSVTVTITGTNDTAILSSASVGLEETNAVLTTAGALSVTDVDEGEAAYV